In the Marinobacter sp. Arc7-DN-1 genome, TTGCCGCTCTGGTACTCGTCAATAATCCGTACATTTCGTGCCCGCGCACTGGAAGCCAGGCGTATCCGCGATTCGGTGATAACACCGTTTTCCATGGTGTCGTGGGTGCTCACCCGGGCTTCATACTGCAACGAGAGATCCCTGATCGCGGCCTTGCGGGCCTCGGCACGGGCGGTCTCAAGATCCCCGTTATAGATACTGGCGTGGCCCACACCTTCCAGAACCACGGCCTGCGCCCCGGTGGCAAACACCAGCGGCAGGGCCAGGGCGCACAGCACTATCAGTGACGACAAACGCAGTGATGACAAACACTTCATAATTTTCGATCACTCAAGGTAATACAGGGAATCGACGCCCTTGCTCTGCACATCGCCAATACTGTCATTGTCCCGCGGCACGGGGATCGGGCACAGGTCCCGAACCTGATCCTCTGCAACCTTGGCAACACAGGCCCGGAACCGGGGTTCCAGCTTCAGCTCCATAACCGTTTCAAAAACCCCGTCGCTGTGCTCGTTGACTGCGACCAACTTCGCGCCGCGGAGATAGCTGTCGACATAGGTTCGGAACGTGTCATTGCGCAAAACGAAGTCATTGACGGTGGAGCTGCCGTAAACCACGGTGCCGTATACCCGCTCAACCAGGTTCCGGTAGGCATCCAGTTGCGAAGCCCGCCGGGCCATCAGACGCTTGCGGGTGTCCGAGCGCTCCGATCCGGCATCTTTATAGGTCCCCAGACCACTCACCCGAACAGTAATGGGCTCCAGCCTGGTATCCTCCCGGGACTGTTTGCCGCCATCACCCTGATAACTGCCAACCGGCGCACAGGCAGCAAGACTCGTTGCCAGCAGAGGGATCAGTATCCAGCGAAGGGTCATTGCTTGTCTCCAGAAAACGTCATTTCCGGTTTGCCATGAAAGAATTACGCCAGTTTTTCTAAGCCCCTGATATTTCGGTTAACAGACGCAAAGCGCACCGACCCGTCAACCCGATGCGGCAAAAACCTGCCTCTGTTTACACATCAAAAACAAACCGTTACCCCATGTGTCATGTGCTGGAAAACGTTCTGCATTAACCTTTCAGTTACGTAATATTTATTTTGCCTTTTTACCCGACAGGATTCTTCATGACCGGACACCGTCTAACCAAGCTTTCTGCTGCCATTGGCCTCTCCGTTGCCACCACCTCGGCACTGGCCAGCCCCCAGTCTTTTATGTCTGCCCGCTCCTTTGCCATGGGCGGCACCGGTGTTGCTGTTGCAACGCCTTCAACGGCCCCGACTGACAACCCCGCGATGATGGCTGCGGATCACCACAGCTGGAATGATGACTTCGGATTGATGCTTCCATCAGTTAACGCCCGAGCCGCCGACGAGGAAGAAACGGTTGACCAGGTTGATGATATTCAGGATGTGATTGATGACCTTGAATCCCTGGTCTCTGGATTCGATCCGAACACGGACGATCCGCAAATCATTCAGGATGGTGCAGCCGACCTCCGAGACAGACTGACCGCCTTCGACAGCGACACCATGCGAGTAAACGCAGGGCTGGGGCTGGGTTTCGCGGTCCCCGGCAAGTCATTCGCCGTGGGTGTGTTTACCAATGCCAACCTGACGGCGACTGTTCGCGGCGACGTTTCTGGCCAGGACACAAGCTTGCTCGATGATATTGCCAATGCCGCGAATGCACAGGATGTCGACACCGCGATTGACCAGCTTATCAACCCGGATGGCACCCTGGACCTGACCTCAAGAGGCAGAATCCTGGCCTCCGCAGTCGGGGAAGTCGGAATCTCCTTCGCACGCCAGTTTGAACTCCCCAGTGGCAATAAGTTTCAACTGGGACTGTCCCCGAAATACGTGGAACTGAGAACATTCCAGTACACCGAGAGTGTCTCTGCTTTCGAGGACAACGACTTCGACGGTGATCAATACCAGACCGACAAAAGCGGCTTCAATATGGATATCGGCGCCGCCTATGCCTTCGGTGAAGAACAACAATGGAACGCCGGCATCGTGGTGAAAAACCTCATCCCCATGGAGCTGGATTCCGCAGCCAGCCGTCCGGCACTGGGCGAGGAAGTCCGGACCCTCGAACTTAACCCGATGGTCACCACCGGCATTGCCCATAAAGGCGAGTACCATGTCGTTACCGCGGAAATTGATCTGACCAGGAAGGAAGCCTTTGGTTTTGAGGACGATACCCAGTGGGTGGCGCTGGGCGCTGAATTCGATGCCTTCCGCTATGCCCAGCTGCGTGCCGGGGTTCGCCATAACCTGGCCAGCAACGAAGACAACGACGGCATCGAGGAAAAAACCCAGTTCACCGCCGGTCTCGGCCTGAACATCCTGGGCGCCCGCCTTGATATCGGCGCCCTGTACAGCGATGCGGATGTAGGTGCTGCGCTGGAGCTTGGTACCGCGTTCTGATCGGAAACTGAAATTGGGGTCAGATGAAAATTTCATCTGACCCCAATTTCACCGTTCCCGGATTTGCGAACCTGCCTCCCAGACCGGATAATCCACGCACACTTTCCGAAAGGAATCAGGCATTCCATGCAAGCCTATCTGGTTGGCGGTGCTGTTCGTGATGAATTACTCGGCCTTGAGGTCAAGGACCGGGACTGGGTCGTGGTTGGCGCAACGCCTGACGAAATGCTTGCCAAGGGCTTCAAACAGGTTGGTGCGGACTTTCCGGTATTCCTGCACCCGGGAACCCGGGAGGAATACGCGCTGGCCCGTACCGAGCGGAAGCAGGGGCGTGGCTACCATGGTTTTACCGTATACAGCGCACCGGATGTCACCCTGGAACAGGACCTGAAGCGACGTGATCTGACCATCAACGCCATAGCGAAAACCGAAGGTGGCGATCTGGTGGACCCCTTCCAGGGCCAAGCCGATTTAGCAGACCGGAAGCTGCGCCATGTGTCGGAGGCGTTCGCCGAAGACCCGTTACGAATCCTGCGCACCGCCCGCTTCGCAGCCCGCTTCCGGCCCCTGGGATTTACTGTGTGCGACCAGACCATGGCCCTGATGCAGAACATGGTGGATGCCGGTGAAGTAAACCACCTTGTGCCGGAGCGGGTCTGGCAGGAGATACAGCGGGCTCTGCACGAACAGGCGCCAGAGGCGTTCTTTGAGGTTCTCCGTGACTGCGGGGCTCTTGGCGTGCTGATTCCGGAACTCAATCCGTCAGAGGTTTTCTCTCTGGCAATGGAGACACTTCGCTGCATCCATACTCAACCTGATACCAGTTCCGAAGAGCGCTTCGCCGCCCTGCTGTCGCCTCTGGATGAGCAAGCAGCCATTGCCCGGGCCAAGGTCCTGAAAGCTCCCAATGATTGTCAGAATCTGGCACGCCTGGCGACGGCGTTTATACCAAAGGTACAGGAAATGAACTCTCGGAATCCCGAGGGTGAATCATTGCTGGATCGGCTCGACCATGCGGACTTCTGGCGCCGACCGGGGCGTTTCGCACAACTGCTTAACGTACTGGAATGCGCCCTCCCGGATAGCCGGAACAGCCTGAAACTGCTTCGGACCGCCTCCGACGCCGCAACCGGCGTTGACCCCAAGACTCTTCTGACCCATGGTTATAAAGGCAAGGCACTCGGGGAGGCGATCCGTACCGAACGCCTGAAACGCATTGCCGATGCCGTCACCCCGCCCAGTCACTGAGGAGTTGAAATGCCCGCCACTGCTCCCGTTGCACTGATCACCGGCGCTGCCCATCGCCTTGGCGCGCAAACGGCGAAGACACTTCATCAAAGGGGCTGGAATCTGGTGGTTCACTACCGGAGCAGGGAACAGCAGGCCCGGGAGCTGGTTGAAGACCTGAACCGGGAGCGCCCGGATTCCGCTTATGCGGTTCAGGCTGATCTCGGCCTGACTGGCGATGTGAACCGGTTGGCGAGCGAGGCCATTACCCCGTGGGACCGACTCGACGCACTGGTAAACAATGCCTCGGCGTTCTACCCCAACCCGACAGAAGTAGCCACCGAGGACGACTGGAACACCGTCCTGCACACCAATCTCCGGGCTCCATTCTTTCTGCTTCAGGCCTGCCTTCCGGCGCTGCGGGAAAACGGAGGCAGTGTGGTCAACATGATCGACATATACAGCGAAAGGCCTCTTGCCGATCACCCGCTTTACTGTGCCAGCAAGGCAGGCCTCGCTGCACTGACCCGTTCATGGGCCAAAGACCTGGCACCCGATGTGCGGGTGAACGGCGTTTCGCCGGGAGCCATTCTCTGGCCGGAGGGGGGAGCCGCGATGGATGAAAAGCACCAGCAGGCCATTCTCGAGAAAACGCCGCTGGCGCGCACCGGCAACCCGGATGATATCGCCGGGACCATCGCTTTCCTGATCTGCGACGCGCCGTTCATTACCGGGCAAATTTTAGCCGTCGATGGCGGCCGCAGCCTGAATATGTAGAGTGCCACCCGGCGTTCCCCGCCCGCTAACTTTGGCCAACCGCCGCTTTCCGGATACAATACTTGCAGTTTTCAATCCTGCACGCGCTGGGGCTCAGGCCCACGCGCGCCATTGACCCGGAGAATTCCCATGCGTGATGTCGTTATTGTTGCTGCCCGCCGTACTGCTATCGGAGCCTTTGGCGGAGGTCTCTCCAGCCTGCGCGCAGACCAGCTGGGGACCGCCGTCATCAAGGCGCTCCTGGAGGAAACCGGTGTCGCCGGCGACCAGATCAACGAAGTGGTTCTTGGCCAGGTCCTTACTGCCGGCTGCGGCCAGAACCCGGCCCGCCAGTCCGCCATCAACGCCGGCATTCCGGCATCGGTGCCCGCCATGACCATCAACAAGGTGTGCGGCTCTGGCCTCAAAGCGGTCCATATGGCGGCACAGGCCATTCGCTGTGGCGATGCCGAGATGATGATCGCCGGCGGTCAGGAAAGCATGAGCCAGGCGCCCCACGTCTTGCCCAACAGCCGCAATGGGCAGCGCATGGGCAACTGGTCCATGGTGGATACCATGATCAACGATGGCCTCTGGGACGCGTTCAACGACTACCACATGGGCATTACCGCCGAGAACGTCGCAGAGAAATACGGTATCAGCCGTGAAGAGCAGGACGAATTTGCCGCCGCTTCCCAGCAGAAAGCCGCTGCCGCTCGCGAAGCCGGCTACTTCGATGGCCAGATTGTTCCGGTCTCCATTCCCCAGCGCAAAGGCGATCCGATCGTGGTTGACCGGGACGAAGGCCCCCGTGACGGCGTGACTGCCGAGGGACTGGGCAAACTTCGTGCGGCTTTCAAAAAAGACGGCACTGTCACCGCTGGAAACGCCTCGTCACTGAACGACGGAGCGGCTGCGGTGATGGTGTGCAGCGCGGAAAAAGCCAAAGAACTGGGGCTGACGCCGCTGGCCACCATAAAGGCTCACGCCAACGCAGGGGTAGATCCCACCATCATGGGAACCGGCCCGATTCCGGCCAGCCAGCGCTGCCTGAAGCTGGCCGGCTGGAGCGTTGACGATCTGGACCTGGTGGAAGCCAACGAAGCCTTCGCGGCCCAGGCCATCTCCGTGAACCGGGATCTGGGCTGGGATACCAGCAAGGTGAACGTCAACGGCGGCGCCATCGCCCTGGGCCACCCGATCGGCGCCTCCGGTTGCCGCATCCTGGTCTCGCTGCTTCATGAGATGGTGCGCCGGGATGCCCACAAGGGACTGGCCACCCTGTGCATCGGCGGCGGCATGGGCGTTGCCCTGGCTGTCGAGCGCTAAGCTTCATGCTCCACGTGGTGCTGTACGAACCGGAGATACCGCCGAATACCGGCAATATCATCCGGCTGTGCGCCAACACCGGCTGCCAGCTTCATCTGATCGAACCCCTGGGCTTTAGCCTGGAAGACAAACAGATGCGGCGGGCGGGGCTGGATTACAGTGAGTACGCCCGGGTTAAGGTCCACAAGGACTACCCGAGCTTTCTGGACAGCGAGCAGCCGGAACGCCTGTTCGGGCTGACCACCAAAGGCAGCCACCCCTACCATGAAGTGAGTTATCAGGGCGGCGACTATCTGATGTTCGGCCCGGAAACCCGGGGCCTGCCGGCCGGTATCCGTGAAGGCCTGCCGCCAGAACATCGCCTCAGGGTTCCCATGCGCCCTGAGAGCCGCAGCCTGAACCTCTCCAACACCGCCGCGCTGGTGGTTTACGAAGCCTGGCGGCAACTGGGATTCAACGGAGCAGTGTGAAGTTGGGGTCAGATGAAAAAGGGGTCAGATGAACTTTT is a window encoding:
- a CDS encoding LPP20 family lipoprotein, whose protein sequence is MTLRWILIPLLATSLAACAPVGSYQGDGGKQSREDTRLEPITVRVSGLGTYKDAGSERSDTRKRLMARRASQLDAYRNLVERVYGTVVYGSSTVNDFVLRNDTFRTYVDSYLRGAKLVAVNEHSDGVFETVMELKLEPRFRACVAKVAEDQVRDLCPIPVPRDNDSIGDVQSKGVDSLYYLE
- the traF gene encoding conjugal transfer protein TraF, which encodes MTGHRLTKLSAAIGLSVATTSALASPQSFMSARSFAMGGTGVAVATPSTAPTDNPAMMAADHHSWNDDFGLMLPSVNARAADEEETVDQVDDIQDVIDDLESLVSGFDPNTDDPQIIQDGAADLRDRLTAFDSDTMRVNAGLGLGFAVPGKSFAVGVFTNANLTATVRGDVSGQDTSLLDDIANAANAQDVDTAIDQLINPDGTLDLTSRGRILASAVGEVGISFARQFELPSGNKFQLGLSPKYVELRTFQYTESVSAFEDNDFDGDQYQTDKSGFNMDIGAAYAFGEEQQWNAGIVVKNLIPMELDSAASRPALGEEVRTLELNPMVTTGIAHKGEYHVVTAEIDLTRKEAFGFEDDTQWVALGAEFDAFRYAQLRAGVRHNLASNEDNDGIEEKTQFTAGLGLNILGARLDIGALYSDADVGAALELGTAF
- a CDS encoding multifunctional CCA tRNA nucleotidyl transferase/2'3'-cyclic phosphodiesterase/2'nucleotidase/phosphatase: MQAYLVGGAVRDELLGLEVKDRDWVVVGATPDEMLAKGFKQVGADFPVFLHPGTREEYALARTERKQGRGYHGFTVYSAPDVTLEQDLKRRDLTINAIAKTEGGDLVDPFQGQADLADRKLRHVSEAFAEDPLRILRTARFAARFRPLGFTVCDQTMALMQNMVDAGEVNHLVPERVWQEIQRALHEQAPEAFFEVLRDCGALGVLIPELNPSEVFSLAMETLRCIHTQPDTSSEERFAALLSPLDEQAAIARAKVLKAPNDCQNLARLATAFIPKVQEMNSRNPEGESLLDRLDHADFWRRPGRFAQLLNVLECALPDSRNSLKLLRTASDAATGVDPKTLLTHGYKGKALGEAIRTERLKRIADAVTPPSH
- a CDS encoding pteridine reductase; the encoded protein is MPATAPVALITGAAHRLGAQTAKTLHQRGWNLVVHYRSREQQARELVEDLNRERPDSAYAVQADLGLTGDVNRLASEAITPWDRLDALVNNASAFYPNPTEVATEDDWNTVLHTNLRAPFFLLQACLPALRENGGSVVNMIDIYSERPLADHPLYCASKAGLAALTRSWAKDLAPDVRVNGVSPGAILWPEGGAAMDEKHQQAILEKTPLARTGNPDDIAGTIAFLICDAPFITGQILAVDGGRSLNM
- a CDS encoding acetyl-CoA C-acetyltransferase, translating into MRDVVIVAARRTAIGAFGGGLSSLRADQLGTAVIKALLEETGVAGDQINEVVLGQVLTAGCGQNPARQSAINAGIPASVPAMTINKVCGSGLKAVHMAAQAIRCGDAEMMIAGGQESMSQAPHVLPNSRNGQRMGNWSMVDTMINDGLWDAFNDYHMGITAENVAEKYGISREEQDEFAAASQQKAAAAREAGYFDGQIVPVSIPQRKGDPIVVDRDEGPRDGVTAEGLGKLRAAFKKDGTVTAGNASSLNDGAAAVMVCSAEKAKELGLTPLATIKAHANAGVDPTIMGTGPIPASQRCLKLAGWSVDDLDLVEANEAFAAQAISVNRDLGWDTSKVNVNGGAIALGHPIGASGCRILVSLLHEMVRRDAHKGLATLCIGGGMGVALAVER
- the trmL gene encoding tRNA (uridine(34)/cytosine(34)/5-carboxymethylaminomethyluridine(34)-2'-O)-methyltransferase TrmL, with product MLHVVLYEPEIPPNTGNIIRLCANTGCQLHLIEPLGFSLEDKQMRRAGLDYSEYARVKVHKDYPSFLDSEQPERLFGLTTKGSHPYHEVSYQGGDYLMFGPETRGLPAGIREGLPPEHRLRVPMRPESRSLNLSNTAALVVYEAWRQLGFNGAV